In the Engraulis encrasicolus isolate BLACKSEA-1 chromosome 9, IST_EnEncr_1.0, whole genome shotgun sequence genome, one interval contains:
- the chmp4c gene encoding charged multivesicular body protein 4c, with product MSKISKLFGGGAGSSSKSSPSSSKSKHRSRGEQATPREAIQKLRETETMLTKKQEYLEGKIQQELAIAKKHGTRNKRAALQALKRKKRYEQQLTQIDGTLSTIEFQREALENSSMNTEVLKNMGYASKAMKKVHERVDMDKIDVLMDDIQEQQDLAKEINDAISRPFGDEFDEDDLMAELQELELEEDTKTTARLPSVPSSRLPAERPSHRTPSKKRVEDDADMKRLASWAT from the exons ATGAGTAAGATTTCAAAGTTGTTCGGTGGTGGTGCTGGTTCGAGCTCAAAATCCAGCCCATCCAGTTCCAAATCAAAACATCGATCCAGAGGAGAACAAGCGACTCCACGAGAAGCCATCCAAAAGCTACGGGAGACCGAGACTATGCTTACCAAAAAGCAAGAATATTTAGAGGGTAAAATTCAACAGGAACTTGCCATCGCCAAAAAGCACGGGACCAGAAACAAAAGAG CTGCTTTGCAGGCCCTGAAGAGGAAGAAGCGCTACGAGCAGCAGCTGACACAGATAGATGGAACCCTATCCACCATCGAGTTCCAGAGGGAGGCCCTGGAGAATTCCAGCATGAACACAGAGGTGCTCAAGAACATGGGCTATGCATCCAAGGCCATGAAGAAGGTCCATGAGCGAGT AGACATGGATAAGATTGATGTGCTAATGGATGACATTCAAGAGCAACAGGATCTAGCCAAGGAGATCAACGATGCCATCTCGCGACCATTTGGAGATGAGTTTGATGAG GATGACCTCATGGCTGAACTACAGGAACTGGAGTTGGAGGAGGACACCAAGACTACAGCCAGGCTACCCAGCGTGCCTTCCAGCAGACTGCCAGCTGAGAGACCCAGTCATCGCACGC CATCAAAGAAGCGTGTGGAGGACGATGCAGATATGAAGAGGTTGGCTTCCTGGGCCACCTAA